From Paenibacillus sp. PL2-23:
CGGGTTGTTATAAGCCCCCACTTCAAACGTTAGTTAAGTGGGGGTCATTGACTGTTATTTTTATAAGGGGGAGGTGGCGGTACCATGGTTCGAATGGACTTGAATTGCGATATGGGAGAAGGGTTCGGCGTCTACCGTTCCGGCAACGATGAGCAGCTGATGCGGTATATTACGTCTGCGAATATCGCTTGCGGCTACCATGGAGGCGATCCGGCGACGATGCGATCCACGGTCCGAATGGCGCTGTCCCATGGCGTAGCGATAGGGGCGCATCCCGGCTTGCCAGATTTGGCCGGCTTCGGCAGGAGACGCATGGAGATAACGCCCATGGAGGCGTATGAGATGACGGTGTATCAGCTTGGGGCCCTTATGGCTTTTGCCCGAGCAGAGGGGGGCGGGCTGTCCCATGTGAAGCCTCATGGCGCTTTATATCATATGGCGGCCAAGGACGCTGCTTTGGCAGAAGCGATTGCTGAAGCGGTATACAAGGTGGACGGCAGCCTGCTCTTGTTCGGACTGGCGGGGAGCGAGCTCATACGCGCGGGGGAGCGCATCGGCTTGCGAGCGGCGAGGGAGGCGTTCGCGGACCGCACATACGAGGAGGATGGGACGCTGACTCCGAGAACAGTAGAAGGTGCGGTACTGGAGAGCTCCGAGGCAGCGGCGGCGCAAGCGGTTCTGCTGGCGACCGAAGGCAAGGCGCGTACTCGCCAAGGGTCATATGTAGCCGTCGAAGCGGATACCATCTGTGTGCATGGGGATTCGCCAGGCGCGTTGGCGCATGTCATCGCTCTCCGACAAGCGTTAACCGAGGCGAAAATAACGATTCAGGCGCCCGGAACCCTATAGCTTGGGAGGTGTTCGTGTGAATAAAGCTTACAGCATTACGCCGCTAGGCGACGCTTGCGTGCTGCTTCAGCTCGGCGATCAGCCCGACGAGGCGACGTTCCGGCAAGTGATGGCGACAGCGGCATATTTGGAGGTGGACGCATTCCCTGGCTTTATCGAATGTGTGCCTGCTTATGCGTCTATCGCCGTACACTATCATCCCATGACGGTATGGCGGAGCCGTTCCATAGAGGAACGGGATTGCCGGTCTCTTTATGAGACGGTATGCCGCCGAATTCAAGGGGTGCTGCAGCCTCTGGCACGCGGCGAAGCGGCGGCTGGCATTGCGGATTCCAGGACCGTCACCATTCCAGTATGCTACGGCGGCTTGTATGGACCGGACCTGGAGGAGGTCGCGGCCCATTGCAACCGAGCTGTGGAGGAGGTTGTCCGGCTTCACAGCAGCGCCGAGTATCTGGTCTATATGATCGGCTTTGCCCCCGGCTTCCCCTATCTGGGCGGCATGCCGCCGGAGATTGGGGCTCCCCGCCGCGCGACGCCTCGAACGCTTATCCCTGCTGGAAGCGTGGGAATCGCTGGCGGCCAGACCGGCGTCTATCCGCTCCCCACGCCGGGCGGCTGGCAGCTCATTGGCCGAACGCCGCTCCGCCTGTTCCGGCCGGAGGGTGACCGTCCCAGCCTGCTTCAGGCTGGAGATCGAGTGCGGTTCGAGCCGATCACGGAGGCGGAATACAAGCGTTTGGAGCGCCGTGAAGGCAGCACGGTACATGGAGCTCGAGAGGAGGGCTGTCCATGAGTATAGTCATTGAGAAGCCCGGCTTGTTAGCTACGCTGCAGGATCTGGGAAGATACGGCTACCAGAAGCAAGGCGTTGTGGTGGGCGGGGCGATGGATACTGCCGCCGCCAGAATTGCGAACTGGCTGGTCGGCAATGACGAGTCGGAGGCGGTGCTTGAGCTTACGCTTGCGGGAGCTGAGCTGCGCATCGTGAAGGAGTGTTGGATCGCTGTATGCGGAGGCGATATGAGTCCGGTTACGAAGCGGGGCGAGAAGGTGCCGCAGTGGCGGCCGGTGAAGGCTGCCGCTGGAGCAGTTATACGATTCGCCGGCTGTCGAAGCGGGTGTCGGACTTATGTCGCGCTGGCGGGCGGGCTTGATGCGCCGCTCACGCTGGGAAGCCGCAGCACTTATCTTCGCGGCGGAATCGGCGGCCTGGAGGGACGCGCGCTGCGCGCCGGCGATGCCCTGACGCCAAGGAACGAGGCGGCTGAGCTACGACTGGACGAGCGCACCCTGGCGGAATCGGAGGAGCTCCGGTGGCCGCGATGGCATGCGGGAGGCTTTGCCGTTGCGCATATGGATATTGCGGAAATTCGATTGATGTCCGGGATGCATACCGATTGGCTGCATGAAGAAGCGAGGATGCGTCTAGAGCAAGAGATCTTCGCCGTGGGGCGGAACTCTGATCGAATGGGCTATCGGCTGGATGCTGGGGAGGGGCTGTCCATGACAGGGGATCGGCCTGAGCTGCTGTCGGAGCCGGTTGCGATGGGCACGATTCAGCTGCCGCCGGACGGCAGCCCCATCATTCTGATGGCCGACAGGCAGACAACGGGCGGCTATCCCCGAATCGGACATGTTGCCACGGTCGATCTGCCCGTCCTGGCGCAGCTGAAGCCAGGCGATCGGCTTAGGCTTCAGCGCGTCAGCCATGCGGCTGCGGAGACTTTGCTGCTGGAGGACGAGCTGGAGATGCTCCAGCTCAAGGGGGCGATTGGGCTGAAGCTGGCGGGTGCCGTCACTTGAAGAATAGGAAGTGAGTCGGCAGCTTTCTCATCGAGCCGTCAGAGGGCTTATTGATGAGCTTGCCGTTAAAGACAAGCGTCGACGAGCCGCCGCCATCCAGATTGTAGGCATCGATGACGCCATATTTCTTCAGCAGCGTCTGCAGCTCCGCAAGCGTGGCGCCGGAGCTGCCGTATTCGTTGTAGCCGTCCGTTACGAAGATAAGCAGCTGATCATCCCTGTAATTCCCGATAACTGTACGCGGCGCTCGCTTCGGGCTTGTCTGCCATTTGAGCGGAATCGGCTGCGGAACGCCGCTGCGAAGCAGGATCGGCACGAAGGAAGCGCCGAACTGCGGCTTCTTCGCGTCGAGCTGCTCGCGGCTGGCGAACTTGCCTCCGATCAGCTTGTTGTTCTCGCTGAGACCCACAAAAAACAAATCGTTGAAGGATGCCTGAAAGCCCGATACGTATTCGCCCTCTACCATTGTTGTGCTGAGCGGGTACCGCTTGCCTCCGCCGTCGGCATAGCCGCCGGCGTTGACGCCTACTGCGGCTTGATGCTTGGTGACGGCTTGAAGCGTCGTCTGGGCATCGCCAAGCTGGTCGCCCCCCATGACCATCTGCATCGCGCCGTCGGCTTTTAGCTGTATTTTGACCGCATAGCTTCTAAAGTTGTCGTGCTTCAAGTAGAACAGCTGCGCCCGAAGCTTGCTGGACTGGATCGTCGCAGCAGGCTTGCCCAGCCGGGCCGTTATCTTGGCATCGTAAATAGCCAGCGGGCGCGAAGCCTGAGCTGCGGCGGTCTTCGCGATCCCATTCATCTCCGAGTTCGTCTTCTGGTACAAATCAAGCTGCTTCTTGATGGCTTCGCCCGTCTGCACAGCAGTCACATTCGCCTGATCGAGACCTGCCGCGGTTTCGGTCCATACTTGAGCGGAGGACGCTCCTCCGGCTTCCGTAAGCTTAGGTACCGCTTCCTGCGACAATTCAATGGCAATGGTCGAGGAGAACAGCCAGATCAGTATGCCGGCGAAAGGGGCTAAGGCAAGCAACGCCGTCCGGTTTAAGGTTTGGATGGTCACTCTCATTTGAGCACATCCAGGCTTTTTTTCAATTCGTCCAACTGCTTCTTCACTTCGTTCAGCTGCGTATATAGCTTGTTGCTGTTATCCGTCTTGTCATCGGCGTTGTCCTTGGCGAAGGTCAACAGCTCATTCAAGGCGTCCACCTTGTCCTTGAGCACGGAAATTTCGTTCTGGTAGCTCTGCTCCATAGCGGTTATACGCCCATCATATTCGTTCTGCAGCTCTGCGATCTGCCTTGCGGTCTGCCGTTCAATATCGGCGGTAATCTCCCGCTGCATCCCCTCCGTATATACTTTTGCTCCGTATACGCCGCCTCCAATCAGAAACGTCCATATGCCAATAAAAGCAATAAATGCGGCTTTGCTTCGTTTCTTGCGTGTATTCGCGGCCTGGCGGCTCGACGCCCCAGGCTCCAGCTGCATCTCGCTCATTGCGGTTCATTCACCTCTCATGTATGCCTAAATTTGCACGTTGTGCGGTTGAACGAACGAGTGTTGAAAAAAAGCGCCTTCCGGCAATCGACAGCCTTCCGGCTAATGCTTGCCTCACTCTTATTAAACGACGGCATACGTCATAAAGGTTGCGAATGTCATCCTATTGTAACAAACGAAACGGCGAATGTCGCCGTTCAGCCTCTCATTAACGACATGCAAAAGCAGGAAGCGCAGTCGGTCCTTAGCCTTTTTGTTAGCGTGAGCGGCGTCATGTATAATGGGATGAGCGAGTCATTCAGCGAGAGTGGAAAAGGAGAGATTACCATGGAGCAACAATCGAGTCGCAGGGAGCAGGCCATGTTCGCGGGAGGCTGCTTCTGGTGTATGGTAACGCCATTCGACGAAATGCCGGGCATTATATCGGTCGTATCGGGCTATACCGGAGGCCATACGGAGAATCCCACCTACGAGGAGGTATGCTCGGATACGACGGGGCATACGGAAGCGGTGCACATCACTTATGATCCGGAGCTTTTTTCGT
This genomic window contains:
- a CDS encoding 5-oxoprolinase subunit PxpA, which codes for MVRMDLNCDMGEGFGVYRSGNDEQLMRYITSANIACGYHGGDPATMRSTVRMALSHGVAIGAHPGLPDLAGFGRRRMEITPMEAYEMTVYQLGALMAFARAEGGGLSHVKPHGALYHMAAKDAALAEAIAEAVYKVDGSLLLFGLAGSELIRAGERIGLRAAREAFADRTYEEDGTLTPRTVEGAVLESSEAAAAQAVLLATEGKARTRQGSYVAVEADTICVHGDSPGALAHVIALRQALTEAKITIQAPGTL
- a CDS encoding biotin-dependent carboxyltransferase family protein: MSIVIEKPGLLATLQDLGRYGYQKQGVVVGGAMDTAAARIANWLVGNDESEAVLELTLAGAELRIVKECWIAVCGGDMSPVTKRGEKVPQWRPVKAAAGAVIRFAGCRSGCRTYVALAGGLDAPLTLGSRSTYLRGGIGGLEGRALRAGDALTPRNEAAELRLDERTLAESEELRWPRWHAGGFAVAHMDIAEIRLMSGMHTDWLHEEARMRLEQEIFAVGRNSDRMGYRLDAGEGLSMTGDRPELLSEPVAMGTIQLPPDGSPIILMADRQTTGGYPRIGHVATVDLPVLAQLKPGDRLRLQRVSHAAAETLLLEDELEMLQLKGAIGLKLAGAVT
- a CDS encoding phosphodiester glycosidase family protein, whose amino-acid sequence is MRVTIQTLNRTALLALAPFAGILIWLFSSTIAIELSQEAVPKLTEAGGASSAQVWTETAAGLDQANVTAVQTGEAIKKQLDLYQKTNSEMNGIAKTAAAQASRPLAIYDAKITARLGKPAATIQSSKLRAQLFYLKHDNFRSYAVKIQLKADGAMQMVMGGDQLGDAQTTLQAVTKHQAAVGVNAGGYADGGGKRYPLSTTMVEGEYVSGFQASFNDLFFVGLSENNKLIGGKFASREQLDAKKPQFGASFVPILLRSGVPQPIPLKWQTSPKRAPRTVIGNYRDDQLLIFVTDGYNEYGSSGATLAELQTLLKKYGVIDAYNLDGGGSSTLVFNGKLINKPSDGSMRKLPTHFLFFK
- the pxpB gene encoding 5-oxoprolinase subunit PxpB — translated: MNKAYSITPLGDACVLLQLGDQPDEATFRQVMATAAYLEVDAFPGFIECVPAYASIAVHYHPMTVWRSRSIEERDCRSLYETVCRRIQGVLQPLARGEAAAGIADSRTVTIPVCYGGLYGPDLEEVAAHCNRAVEEVVRLHSSAEYLVYMIGFAPGFPYLGGMPPEIGAPRRATPRTLIPAGSVGIAGGQTGVYPLPTPGGWQLIGRTPLRLFRPEGDRPSLLQAGDRVRFEPITEAEYKRLERREGSTVHGAREEGCP